The Streptomyces avermitilis MA-4680 = NBRC 14893 genome contains a region encoding:
- a CDS encoding ABC transporter ATP-binding protein produces MSADTSPAIELRGASKIFKTPSGGLHTAVRELDLTVGRGEFVAVVGPTGCGKSTTLTLVSGLEEPTEGEVLVTGEPVAGVGDKVGFVFQQDATFPWRTVLSNVMAGPRFRGVPKAEAKQKAREWLARVGLTAFEDRYPHQLSGGQRKRVALAATFVNDPQILLMDEPFSALDVQTRALMSDELLELWEGTGASVVFVTHDLEESIALADKVVVMTAGPATVKQVFDIDLPRPRKVESVRLEPRFIEIYREIWSSLGEEVRITRERGAAHVA; encoded by the coding sequence ATGAGCGCAGACACCAGCCCCGCCATCGAGCTGCGGGGCGCGAGCAAGATCTTCAAGACCCCGTCCGGGGGGCTGCACACGGCCGTCAGGGAACTGGACCTGACCGTCGGCCGTGGCGAGTTCGTGGCCGTCGTCGGCCCCACCGGTTGCGGGAAGTCGACCACGCTGACCCTCGTCAGCGGCCTGGAAGAGCCCACCGAGGGTGAAGTCCTGGTGACCGGCGAGCCGGTTGCCGGTGTCGGCGACAAGGTCGGCTTCGTCTTCCAGCAGGACGCCACCTTCCCCTGGCGTACGGTCCTGTCCAACGTCATGGCGGGCCCGCGGTTCCGCGGCGTACCGAAGGCGGAGGCGAAGCAGAAGGCGCGCGAGTGGCTGGCCCGGGTCGGCCTCACGGCCTTCGAGGACCGCTATCCGCACCAGCTCTCCGGCGGCCAGCGCAAGCGCGTCGCCCTCGCCGCCACCTTCGTCAACGACCCCCAGATCCTGCTCATGGACGAGCCTTTCTCGGCGCTCGACGTGCAGACCAGGGCACTGATGTCGGACGAGCTGCTGGAGCTGTGGGAGGGCACGGGTGCCTCCGTCGTCTTCGTCACCCACGACCTGGAGGAGTCCATCGCGCTGGCCGACAAGGTCGTCGTGATGACCGCGGGTCCCGCGACCGTGAAGCAGGTCTTCGACATCGATCTGCCACGGCCGCGCAAGGTCGAATCGGTGCGCCTGGAGCCGCGGTTCATCGAGATCTACCGCGAGATCTGGTCGTCCCTCGGCGAAGAGGTCCGCATCACCCGTGAGAGGGGTGCCGCCCATGTCGCCTGA
- a CDS encoding sensor histidine kinase produces the protein MTTESAWTRWPSREALGREGLSRPRRMLAWTVRALVLAMLLWGAFSSSHVHGWGAVAAAAGVLLAAGASWAFFRTTLQHRLWPSLALIAVLLGIAIVAQTAGFQVPALVIWCGCAVSALERLPLAAALPVTTAALAAYAAVDNDVWLTTAATIAGLFLAGYVLRLDAEARGSAQRLLAQERAARAAETQSAALAERARIAREIHDVLAHSLSAQLVHLEAARLLIERGADREQILGRVVAARGMAREGLAETRQALSALRGEISPLEDFLSELVAFEDGADVTVSGERRLLTAEASQAVRRVAQEALTNVRKHAPGAKVQVKLEYGERQVTLHVRDSGGKPGDLTGSGAGYGLLGMRERAELLGGSLEAGREEKGFVVTLKVPA, from the coding sequence GTGACGACCGAGAGCGCCTGGACACGCTGGCCCTCCCGTGAGGCACTCGGGCGGGAAGGGCTCTCGCGGCCTCGGCGCATGCTCGCCTGGACCGTGCGGGCGCTGGTCCTCGCCATGCTGCTGTGGGGTGCCTTCAGCAGCAGCCACGTGCACGGCTGGGGTGCGGTCGCAGCCGCGGCGGGTGTGCTCCTGGCCGCAGGCGCCTCCTGGGCCTTCTTCCGCACCACACTTCAGCACCGGCTCTGGCCGTCGCTGGCGTTGATCGCGGTGCTTCTCGGAATCGCGATCGTGGCGCAGACCGCCGGCTTCCAGGTCCCTGCCCTCGTCATCTGGTGCGGGTGTGCCGTCAGTGCGCTGGAGCGGCTTCCTCTCGCGGCCGCCCTGCCCGTGACCACAGCTGCCCTGGCGGCGTATGCGGCGGTCGACAACGATGTGTGGCTGACCACCGCCGCCACCATCGCGGGGCTATTTCTCGCCGGGTATGTGCTGCGTCTCGACGCCGAGGCTCGTGGGAGCGCCCAGCGTCTGCTCGCTCAGGAGCGCGCGGCGCGGGCGGCCGAGACGCAGTCGGCGGCGCTGGCGGAGCGAGCCAGGATCGCGCGGGAGATTCATGACGTGCTGGCGCACAGCCTCTCGGCGCAGCTGGTGCATCTGGAGGCGGCCAGGTTGCTGATCGAGCGAGGAGCCGACCGGGAGCAGATACTCGGGCGGGTTGTGGCGGCACGCGGGATGGCGCGCGAGGGCCTCGCCGAGACCCGGCAGGCGCTCTCCGCGCTGCGGGGCGAGATATCCCCGCTCGAGGACTTCCTGAGCGAGCTCGTCGCCTTCGAGGACGGCGCGGACGTCACCGTCTCGGGTGAGCGGCGGCTTTTGACGGCCGAGGCCTCGCAGGCGGTGCGCAGGGTCGCACAGGAAGCCCTGACAAATGTTCGTAAGCACGCTCCGGGCGCGAAGGTGCAGGTGAAGCTGGAGTACGGCGAGCGTCAAGTGACGCTGCATGTGCGGGACTCGGGCGGGAAGCCGGGCGATCTCACCGGCTCGGGGGCCGGGTACGGTCTGCTGGGCATGCGGGAGCGTGCGGAGCTGCTGGGAGGCTCGTTGGAGGCCGGCCGGGAGGAGAAGGGGTTCGTGGTGACGCTGAAGGTGCCTGCATGA
- a CDS encoding DUF1453 family protein, translating to MSGLTHALLILAVVVLVVARQFRMQKINADRRWWIVPAVLAFLAVREPGLLDAHHRTGSGILLGAELLIGVATGVGWAWTTRIWTDADGTVWSKSTKASVGVWIVGIVLRVGLFGLGVLLGVRQESPALLLALAATLLLRSGVLIWRVHSLGPADGGSRAYGDGVAQPSWSVPQPSRKERV from the coding sequence ATGTCCGGGCTCACCCATGCCCTCCTGATCCTCGCCGTCGTCGTGCTGGTCGTCGCCCGGCAGTTCCGCATGCAAAAGATCAACGCGGACCGGCGCTGGTGGATCGTTCCCGCCGTGCTCGCTTTCCTGGCCGTGCGCGAGCCCGGCCTGCTCGACGCCCACCACCGCACGGGGTCGGGGATACTGCTCGGCGCCGAACTGCTCATAGGCGTCGCCACCGGCGTCGGCTGGGCTTGGACGACCCGGATATGGACGGACGCGGACGGCACCGTGTGGAGCAAGAGCACCAAGGCGAGCGTGGGGGTGTGGATCGTCGGCATAGTCCTGCGCGTCGGACTGTTCGGCCTCGGTGTGCTCCTCGGCGTGCGCCAGGAGAGCCCCGCGCTGCTTCTCGCCCTCGCGGCGACGCTGCTGCTCCGCTCCGGGGTCCTGATCTGGCGGGTGCATTCCCTGGGTCCGGCGGACGGTGGGAGCAGGGCATACGGTGACGGCGTCGCCCAGCCCTCGTGGAGCGTGCCTCAGCCCTCGCGGAAGGAGCGAGTGTGA
- a CDS encoding DUF485 domain-containing protein → MEKQDGRDAGEVGFDDPWYDALASGWGELDSTGAPAPVVPPARREHEGRVGGAADVYLEVQRSAAFQEVRSRYRRFVVPGVIVFFTWYVGYVVTATTAPGLMARPVAGSVNVGLLAGLGQFLTTFLFTWAYARHARLRRDRAALDLRWDTQELTRSAGGGQL, encoded by the coding sequence GTGGAGAAGCAGGACGGCCGCGACGCCGGAGAGGTCGGCTTCGACGACCCCTGGTACGACGCGCTCGCCTCCGGCTGGGGCGAGTTGGACAGTACGGGGGCGCCCGCTCCCGTGGTGCCGCCCGCGCGCCGGGAGCACGAGGGCCGGGTGGGTGGTGCGGCCGACGTCTATCTGGAGGTGCAGCGAAGCGCTGCCTTCCAGGAGGTGCGCAGCCGGTATCGCAGATTTGTGGTTCCAGGCGTGATCGTGTTCTTCACCTGGTACGTGGGCTATGTGGTGACCGCTACGACGGCGCCCGGGCTGATGGCGCGCCCCGTGGCCGGCTCGGTGAACGTGGGCCTGCTGGCCGGGCTCGGTCAGTTCCTCACCACGTTCCTGTTCACCTGGGCGTACGCGCGGCACGCCCGGCTGCGCAGGGACCGGGCCGCGCTCGACCTGCGCTGGGACACCCAGGAGCTGACGCGGAGTGCGGGAGGTGGTCAGCTGTGA
- a CDS encoding DNA gyrase/topoisomerase IV subunit B: MTADTSVPSTALLTGADRDGSNYTARHLLVLEGLEAVRKRPGMYIGSTDSRGLMHCLWEIIDNSVDEALGGYCDHIDVILHDDGSVEVRDNGRGIPVDVEPKTGLSGVEVVMTKLHAGGKFGGGSYAASGGLHGVGASVVNALSARLDVEVDRSGHTHAISFRRGVPGAFATVGPDAKFDATAGLRKAKKIPRTRTGTRVRYWADRQIFLKDAKLSLENLHQRARQTAFLVPGLTIVVRDEYGLGEGGSKGEESFRFDGGISEFCEYLATDKPVCDVLRFSGQGTFKETVPVLDDHGQMTPTEVTRELGVDVAMRWGTGYDTTLKSFVNIIATPKGGTHVAGFEQAVTKTVNEVLRAKKLLRVAEDDVVKDDALEGLTVVVTVRLAEPQFEGQTKEVLGTSAARRIVTNVVSKELKAFLTSTKRDAAAQARVVLEKAVAAARTRIAARQHKDAQRRKTALESSSLPAKLADCRSDDVERSELFIVEGDSALGTAKLARNSEFQALLPIRGKILNVQKASVTDMLKNAECGAIIQVIGAGSGRTFDIDAARYGKIILLVDADVDGAHIRILLLTLFQRYMRPMVEAGRVFAAVPPLHRIELSQPKKGQDKYVYTYSDRELRETLLELQRKNVRYKDSIQRYKGLGEMDADQLAETTMDPRHRTLRRINISDLEASEQVFDLLMGNDVAPRKEFISSSAATLDRSRIDA; this comes from the coding sequence GTGACCGCCGATACGTCCGTGCCGTCCACAGCGCTGCTGACCGGAGCAGACCGGGACGGTTCCAACTACACCGCGCGGCACCTGCTCGTCCTTGAGGGGCTCGAGGCCGTGCGCAAGCGCCCCGGTATGTACATCGGGTCGACCGACAGTCGCGGGCTGATGCACTGCCTCTGGGAGATCATCGACAACTCCGTCGACGAGGCTCTCGGGGGTTACTGCGACCACATCGACGTGATCCTGCACGACGACGGCTCGGTGGAGGTGCGGGACAACGGCCGCGGCATCCCGGTCGACGTGGAACCCAAGACCGGCCTCTCCGGCGTCGAGGTCGTGATGACCAAGCTGCACGCGGGCGGCAAGTTCGGCGGCGGCTCGTACGCGGCCTCCGGAGGTCTGCACGGCGTGGGCGCCTCCGTGGTGAACGCGCTCTCCGCGCGCCTGGACGTCGAGGTCGACCGCAGTGGGCACACGCACGCCATCAGCTTCCGGCGGGGTGTCCCGGGCGCCTTCGCGACGGTCGGCCCGGATGCGAAGTTCGACGCGACCGCCGGCCTGCGCAAGGCCAAGAAGATCCCCCGGACGCGGACCGGTACGCGCGTGCGCTACTGGGCCGACCGCCAGATCTTCCTCAAGGACGCCAAGCTTTCCCTGGAGAACCTCCACCAGCGTGCCCGCCAGACGGCGTTCCTGGTGCCGGGTCTGACCATCGTCGTCAGGGACGAGTACGGGCTCGGGGAGGGCGGCAGCAAGGGCGAGGAGTCGTTCCGCTTCGACGGCGGCATCAGCGAGTTCTGCGAGTACCTGGCCACTGACAAGCCAGTGTGCGACGTCCTCCGTTTCTCCGGGCAGGGCACCTTCAAGGAGACGGTCCCGGTCCTCGACGACCACGGTCAGATGACGCCCACCGAGGTCACCCGTGAGCTCGGCGTGGACGTCGCGATGCGCTGGGGCACCGGCTACGACACGACCCTGAAGTCGTTCGTGAACATCATCGCCACCCCGAAGGGCGGCACCCATGTCGCCGGCTTCGAGCAGGCTGTCACCAAGACGGTCAATGAAGTCCTGCGTGCCAAGAAGCTGCTGCGCGTCGCCGAGGACGACGTCGTCAAGGACGACGCCCTGGAGGGGCTGACGGTCGTGGTCACGGTGCGTCTCGCCGAACCGCAGTTCGAGGGGCAGACCAAGGAGGTCCTCGGCACCTCGGCGGCCCGTCGCATCGTGACGAATGTGGTCTCCAAGGAACTCAAGGCGTTCCTGACCTCCACGAAGCGGGATGCCGCCGCACAGGCCCGGGTCGTCCTGGAGAAGGCTGTCGCCGCCGCGCGTACGCGCATCGCGGCCCGCCAGCACAAGGACGCGCAGCGCCGGAAGACGGCCCTGGAGTCCTCCTCGCTGCCCGCCAAGCTCGCGGACTGCCGCAGCGACGACGTCGAGCGCAGCGAGCTGTTCATCGTCGAGGGAGACTCCGCGCTCGGTACTGCCAAGCTCGCCCGGAACTCCGAGTTCCAGGCGCTGCTGCCGATCCGCGGCAAGATCCTCAACGTCCAAAAGGCCTCGGTCACGGACATGCTCAAGAACGCCGAGTGCGGGGCGATCATTCAGGTCATAGGAGCGGGGTCCGGCCGGACCTTCGACATCGACGCGGCGCGCTACGGGAAGATCATTCTTCTCGTCGACGCCGATGTCGACGGTGCTCACATCCGGATCCTGCTGCTGACGCTGTTCCAGCGCTACATGCGGCCGATGGTCGAGGCCGGGCGGGTGTTCGCCGCGGTTCCGCCGCTGCACCGGATCGAACTCAGCCAGCCGAAGAAGGGGCAGGACAAGTACGTCTACACGTACTCGGACCGGGAGCTGCGGGAGACGCTGCTGGAGTTGCAGCGCAAGAATGTGCGCTACAAGGACTCGATCCAGCGGTACAAGGGTCTGGGCGAGATGGACGCGGACCAGCTGGCAGAGACGACGATGGATCCGCGGCACCGTACTCTGCGGCGGATCAACATTTCCGATCTGGAAGCGTCCGAGCAGGTGTTCGATCTGCTGATGGGCAATGATGTGGCTCCGCGCAAGGAGTTCATCTCCAGTTCGGCGGCCACGTTGGATCGGTCGCGAATCGACGCGTAG
- a CDS encoding response regulator transcription factor — MTEEESRKPARVVVADDQTVVREGIVMLLGLLPGIEVVGAAGDGHEAVKLVAELNPDVVLMDLRMPRCDGVEATRRIRAEHPGTQVVVLTTYADDESLFPALRAGARGYLTKDAGGDEIVRAVESVLSGDAGLSPSIQRRLLERLSEPERGQAASSEVPDGLTAREAEVLVLIAEGLSNHEIARRLHVSTATVKTHINNLFAKTGLKDRAQAVRYAYGKGLVRPPAE, encoded by the coding sequence ATGACGGAGGAGGAGAGCCGGAAGCCGGCGCGGGTCGTGGTGGCGGACGATCAGACCGTGGTGCGCGAGGGCATCGTCATGCTGCTGGGGTTGCTGCCCGGGATCGAGGTCGTCGGCGCGGCCGGTGACGGGCACGAGGCAGTGAAGCTGGTCGCCGAACTCAACCCGGACGTTGTGCTGATGGACCTGCGGATGCCACGCTGCGACGGTGTCGAGGCGACCCGGCGGATCCGGGCCGAGCACCCTGGGACCCAGGTCGTCGTGCTCACCACGTACGCCGACGACGAGTCACTGTTTCCGGCGCTCAGAGCGGGCGCTCGTGGCTATCTCACCAAGGACGCGGGCGGCGACGAGATCGTGCGGGCCGTGGAGAGCGTGCTGTCGGGGGACGCGGGGCTCTCGCCGAGTATTCAACGGCGGTTGCTGGAGCGGCTGTCGGAGCCGGAACGGGGACAGGCCGCATCCTCGGAGGTACCGGACGGGCTCACCGCACGGGAGGCAGAGGTGCTCGTGCTGATCGCCGAGGGCCTCAGCAACCACGAGATCGCACGCAGGCTCCATGTCTCCACCGCCACGGTGAAGACCCACATCAACAATCTCTTCGCCAAGACGGGACTCAAGGACCGTGCTCAGGCGGTCCGTTACGCCTATGGGAAGGGACTTGTGCGGCCCCCCGCCGAGTAA
- a CDS encoding solute symporter family protein — translation MTGHHQTLALLLFSGFVAVTLAITTWVSRHRHGSAEEFYAGGRLFSPMENGFAIAGDYMSAASFLGVTGLIALYGYDGLLYVVGFLVAWLVVLFLVAELVRNCGRFTLADVVAARMSERPVRIAAGTSSVTVSVLYLVAQMVGAGSLVALLLGGSSGAARAWTVIGVGALMVIYVSMGGMRATTWIQIVKAVLLLSGTIALTVLVLVRFQGDFDQLLRTAMERSGHGEAFLAPGLKYGGDWTARLDFISLGLALVLGTAGLPHILSRFYTVPTARAARRSVVWSVGLIGGFYLMTIVLGFGAAAIVGPEAVRRSNAAGNTAVPLLALDLGGGTNSTGGTVLFAIVAAVAFATILAVVAGITLASSASVAHDLYASLRRRHAKPRSEVAVARTAAVGVGVVAIALGLLARDLNVAFLVGLAFAVAASANLPVLMYSLFWRSFTTRGAVWSVYGGLVPALGLVLLSPVVTGSPESLFPGVDFQYFPLQNPGIVSIPLGFLAGWLGTVTSVEPADEAKHAEAEVRSLTGAGAV, via the coding sequence GTGACCGGCCATCATCAGACGCTGGCGCTGCTGCTGTTCAGCGGTTTCGTTGCGGTGACACTGGCGATCACGACGTGGGTGAGCCGTCACCGGCATGGTTCGGCGGAGGAGTTCTACGCGGGCGGGCGCCTGTTCTCACCCATGGAGAATGGTTTTGCCATCGCGGGCGACTACATGTCGGCCGCGTCCTTCCTGGGGGTCACAGGGCTCATCGCGCTCTACGGGTACGACGGGCTGCTGTATGTGGTGGGCTTCCTGGTCGCCTGGTTGGTGGTGCTTTTCTTGGTCGCCGAACTGGTGCGCAACTGCGGGCGCTTCACCCTCGCGGACGTGGTCGCGGCGCGGATGAGCGAGCGTCCGGTGCGCATCGCGGCGGGAACTTCGTCGGTGACCGTGTCCGTTCTGTATCTGGTGGCGCAGATGGTGGGGGCGGGCAGCCTGGTCGCGCTGCTGCTCGGGGGTTCAAGCGGGGCAGCGCGCGCCTGGACGGTGATCGGCGTCGGCGCGCTCATGGTGATCTATGTGTCGATGGGAGGGATGCGGGCCACCACCTGGATCCAGATCGTCAAGGCGGTGCTGCTGCTCAGCGGCACGATCGCGCTGACCGTGCTCGTGCTGGTGCGGTTCCAAGGGGACTTCGACCAATTGCTGCGTACGGCGATGGAGCGCAGCGGGCACGGTGAGGCCTTCCTCGCGCCAGGGCTGAAGTACGGCGGGGACTGGACCGCGCGGCTGGACTTCATCAGTTTGGGCCTGGCCCTGGTGCTCGGTACGGCGGGGCTGCCGCACATCCTGTCCCGCTTCTACACCGTGCCGACCGCACGCGCCGCGCGCCGCTCGGTCGTCTGGTCGGTCGGGCTCATCGGCGGCTTCTATCTGATGACGATCGTGCTGGGCTTCGGTGCGGCCGCGATCGTCGGACCCGAGGCCGTGCGCAGGTCGAACGCGGCGGGGAACACGGCGGTTCCGTTGCTGGCGCTCGATCTGGGCGGTGGGACGAATTCCACCGGAGGAACGGTTCTGTTTGCGATCGTCGCCGCCGTCGCGTTTGCCACGATTCTCGCGGTCGTCGCCGGGATCACGCTCGCCTCCTCGGCGTCCGTGGCTCACGATCTCTACGCGTCGCTGCGGCGTCGGCATGCGAAGCCGCGGAGCGAGGTGGCCGTCGCACGGACCGCGGCGGTCGGTGTCGGCGTGGTCGCGATCGCCCTCGGACTGCTCGCCCGGGATCTCAATGTGGCCTTCCTGGTGGGCCTGGCCTTCGCGGTCGCCGCGTCCGCGAATCTTCCGGTGCTCATGTATTCGCTGTTCTGGCGCAGCTTCACCACACGTGGCGCGGTGTGGTCGGTCTACGGGGGCCTGGTGCCCGCGCTGGGGCTCGTGCTGCTCTCTCCGGTGGTGACGGGGAGCCCCGAATCGCTTTTCCCGGGCGTCGACTTCCAGTACTTCCCCTTGCAGAACCCCGGCATCGTGTCCATCCCGCTGGGCTTCCTCGCGGGCTGGCTCGGCACGGTCACTTCGGTGGAGCCGGCGGACGAGGCGAAGCACGCGGAGGCCGAGGTGCGGTCGCTCACGGGGGCCGGTGCGGTCTGA
- a CDS encoding DUF7455 domain-containing protein, translating into MTTVLTPASPLTAADRCDRCGAQAYLRVVLLSGGELLFCAHHGRKFEPELKKIAAEIQDETERLTTPPASANDEER; encoded by the coding sequence GTGACTACTGTTCTGACCCCCGCGAGCCCGCTGACGGCCGCTGACCGCTGCGACCGTTGCGGCGCCCAGGCATATCTGCGCGTCGTCCTCCTGAGCGGCGGAGAACTGCTCTTTTGCGCCCACCACGGTCGCAAGTTCGAGCCGGAACTCAAGAAGATCGCCGCTGAGATACAGGACGAGACGGAGCGGCTCACGACCCCTCCGGCAAGCGCCAACGACGAAGAGCGTTGA
- a CDS encoding ABC transporter permease, protein MSPDLMPGAVVAVTATETTKTGRAHSRARAARRRKVVITLARALLLVAVLGLWEACARAKVIDPFNFSMPSKIWDQIYTWVTHGTALGSLGEQIWFTLHEALLGWVIGVVAGVVFGIALGRINLLADVLGPYIKVLNSIPRIVLAPIFVIWFGLGPASKVASAVVLVFFPVFFNAFQGAREVDRNLVANARILGASDRRVTLQVVIPSATSWIFTSLHVSFGFALIGAIVGEYIGATKGIGLLVAQSQGTFNAAGVYAAMVILAVVALVAEGLLTFAERRIFRWKPSDSER, encoded by the coding sequence ATGTCGCCTGACCTCATGCCCGGGGCCGTCGTCGCGGTGACCGCCACCGAGACCACCAAGACGGGCCGCGCGCATTCACGCGCGCGTGCCGCCCGCAGACGCAAGGTCGTCATCACCCTCGCCCGGGCCCTGCTCCTGGTGGCCGTGCTCGGTCTGTGGGAGGCGTGCGCCCGGGCCAAGGTCATCGACCCCTTCAACTTCTCGATGCCCTCGAAGATCTGGGACCAGATCTACACCTGGGTCACCCACGGCACCGCGCTCGGCTCCCTGGGCGAGCAGATCTGGTTCACGCTCCATGAGGCGCTGCTCGGCTGGGTCATCGGCGTAGTGGCCGGTGTCGTCTTCGGCATTGCGCTCGGGCGCATCAACTTGCTCGCCGATGTCCTTGGTCCATACATCAAGGTGCTCAACTCCATACCGAGGATCGTGCTGGCACCGATCTTCGTGATCTGGTTCGGGCTCGGGCCGGCCTCCAAGGTCGCGTCGGCCGTGGTCCTCGTGTTCTTCCCGGTCTTCTTCAACGCCTTCCAGGGCGCCCGCGAGGTCGACCGCAACCTGGTCGCCAACGCCCGCATCCTGGGCGCCAGCGACCGCAGGGTGACACTTCAGGTCGTCATTCCGTCGGCGACCTCGTGGATCTTCACCAGCCTCCACGTCAGCTTCGGCTTCGCGCTCATCGGCGCCATCGTCGGCGAGTACATCGGTGCCACCAAGGGCATCGGTCTGCTCGTCGCGCAGTCCCAGGGCACCTTCAACGCGGCAGGTGTGTACGCCGCGATGGTCATCCTCGCCGTGGTCGCGCTGGTCGCCGAGGGGTTGCTCACCTTCGCCGAGCGCCGCATCTTCCGGTGGAAGCCGTCGGATTCCGAGCGCTGA
- a CDS encoding S1 family peptidase, with amino-acid sequence MRRPFARALALGAAAAVIPLASPAPATADSIVIGGYPVETAQSPWTVALSSRDRFGGTRAGQFCGGVVIARSTVLTAAHCLSAAVLGAPPSRIRDLRIIADRTDLLSTQGKEIPVRATWVNPDYDSSTNAGDFAVLTLASPLPESSVIPMASSADPAYAPGTAAVVYGWGDATGSGDYAHSLRAARVQVLPDEACEEAYPGDGDGKYLAGSMLCAGELAGGRDACQGDSGGPLVAQGRLIGLVSWGSGCGRPGSPGVYTRVSDVARAFGRSR; translated from the coding sequence ATGCGTCGTCCCTTCGCCCGAGCGCTGGCCCTTGGGGCCGCAGCGGCCGTGATACCGCTGGCGTCCCCCGCGCCCGCGACGGCCGACAGCATTGTCATCGGCGGCTATCCGGTCGAGACCGCCCAGAGTCCGTGGACGGTCGCACTGTCCAGCCGTGACCGGTTCGGAGGTACGCGGGCGGGGCAGTTCTGCGGGGGCGTGGTGATCGCCCGGTCCACTGTGCTCACCGCGGCCCACTGTCTGAGCGCGGCCGTCCTGGGGGCGCCGCCGAGCCGGATTCGCGATCTGAGGATCATCGCCGACCGGACCGACCTGCTGTCGACCCAGGGCAAGGAGATCCCGGTGCGCGCCACCTGGGTCAACCCGGATTACGACAGTTCCACGAACGCCGGCGACTTCGCCGTACTCACCCTGGCCTCGCCGCTTCCGGAGAGCTCCGTCATCCCCATGGCCTCCTCGGCCGACCCGGCCTACGCGCCTGGGACGGCCGCCGTGGTCTACGGCTGGGGCGACGCCACCGGGAGCGGCGACTATGCCCACAGCCTGCGCGCCGCGCGCGTGCAGGTGCTGCCGGACGAGGCCTGTGAGGAGGCGTATCCCGGCGATGGGGACGGAAAGTATCTGGCCGGCTCCATGCTGTGCGCCGGAGAGCTCGCAGGTGGCCGTGACGCCTGTCAGGGGGACAGTGGCGGGCCACTGGTCGCCCAGGGGCGTCTGATCGGACTGGTGTCGTGGGGGAGTGGCTGTGGGAGGCCCGGAAGCCCGGGCGTCTACACGCGGGTCTCAGACGTCGCCAGGGCGTTCGGCAGGAGTCGCTGA
- a CDS encoding response regulator, translating to MIDVLVVDDDFRVAEINAKYVGKVPGFRVAARAHSAAQALAAVERAPIDLVLLDHYLPDQTGLELVHRMRERGHGTDVIMITAASDVTTVQAAMRLGALHYLVKPFTFAALRTRLDSYAALRRTVDRVGGRGVAGQEQVDRIFGALRTTPAPSSPGLPSGHSEPTTDLICDVLHQADHPLSAHEVAAETGLSRSTAQRYLRHLEQVGRLRLSLKYGDTGRPEHRYAWVAP from the coding sequence ATGATTGACGTCCTGGTCGTGGACGACGACTTCCGTGTCGCCGAGATAAACGCCAAGTACGTGGGAAAGGTTCCCGGCTTCCGGGTGGCCGCCCGCGCGCACAGCGCTGCCCAGGCCCTGGCCGCGGTGGAGCGCGCGCCCATCGACCTGGTGCTGCTCGACCACTATCTGCCCGACCAGACGGGTCTCGAGCTGGTCCACCGCATGCGCGAACGCGGTCACGGCACCGACGTCATCATGATCACTGCGGCCAGCGACGTGACGACCGTGCAGGCGGCGATGCGTCTGGGCGCCCTGCACTATCTGGTCAAGCCGTTCACCTTCGCGGCGCTGCGCACCCGCCTCGACTCGTACGCCGCCCTGCGCCGCACCGTCGACCGTGTGGGCGGCCGGGGCGTGGCGGGACAGGAGCAGGTCGACCGCATCTTCGGCGCCCTGCGCACGACACCGGCCCCGTCGTCGCCCGGGCTGCCCAGCGGCCACTCGGAGCCGACGACGGACCTGATCTGCGACGTCCTCCACCAGGCCGATCACCCCCTGTCGGCCCACGAGGTGGCCGCCGAGACGGGCCTGAGCAGATCCACGGCCCAGCGCTATCTGCGTCACCTGGAACAGGTGGGACGGCTACGGCTCTCACTCAAGTACGGCGACACCGGGCGACCGGAGCACCGGTACGCGTGGGTGGCGCCGTAG